From Caminibacter mediatlanticus TB-2, the proteins below share one genomic window:
- the recG gene encoding ATP-dependent DNA helicase RecG: MKINDEKLNKLGITNTIELALIKPKEWEDNNLYPFLIDGKPQTFDAEILDIQKSTKITRIKFYLKNIKTIMWGVFFRWKKWHESVFYKGKNLYIRGEVRNNQIIQPKPISKIGEITPIYKVAINQKSFKLLLKKYLTIENLSTLREDIAKILYFMHFPRNLEDINEKKITYALKWAEIFNYLNKLQKKKKNYPANPINADPTPFINSLPFKLTNDQLKVINEIKNDLSKPLQARRVIIGDVGSGKTIVMLATAFMSKKSAIMCPTSILANQIYEEAKKFLEKFNFKITLVTQKSKFSEYDIQNSNLLIGTHALLYQNLPTLNTIMVDEQHRFGTNQRAKLEKLTTDKKTLPHYFQFSATPIPRTQALIMSSFVNVSLIKELPFKKDIETKIISKEDFKELINHINKEIHLGNQVIIVYPLVEESKNFDYQSIEEAKEWWLKHFDGVYVTHGKDKNKEDILLEFREKGKILITTTVIEVGISLPKLTTIVIVGAERLGLATLHQLRGRVGRYGQKGYCYLYTNNKNNKRLIEFSKILDGFKIAELDLKFRKSGDLLDGKIQSGESFKYFDEVKDLNILEEVKLFISTIT, from the coding sequence ATGAAAATTAATGATGAAAAATTAAATAAACTTGGAATTACTAATACTATCGAACTTGCTTTAATAAAACCAAAAGAGTGGGAAGATAATAATCTTTATCCCTTCTTAATTGATGGAAAACCTCAAACTTTTGATGCTGAGATACTTGATATTCAAAAATCTACTAAAATTACACGAATTAAATTTTATTTAAAAAATATCAAAACTATTATGTGGGGAGTCTTTTTTCGATGGAAAAAGTGGCATGAGAGTGTATTTTATAAAGGTAAAAATTTATATATAAGAGGAGAAGTTAGAAATAATCAAATAATCCAACCAAAACCTATATCAAAAATTGGAGAAATAACTCCCATTTATAAAGTTGCTATTAATCAAAAAAGTTTTAAATTACTTTTAAAAAAATATCTAACAATTGAGAATTTATCAACTTTAAGAGAAGACATTGCTAAAATACTTTATTTTATGCACTTCCCACGAAATTTAGAAGATATAAACGAAAAAAAAATAACTTATGCCTTAAAATGGGCAGAAATCTTTAATTATTTAAATAAACTTCAAAAAAAGAAAAAAAACTATCCAGCAAATCCTATTAATGCTGACCCTACACCTTTTATTAATTCTTTACCTTTTAAACTAACAAATGACCAGTTAAAAGTAATAAATGAAATTAAAAATGACTTATCTAAACCACTTCAAGCCAGAAGAGTAATTATTGGTGATGTTGGAAGTGGAAAAACAATTGTTATGCTTGCAACAGCTTTTATGTCTAAAAAAAGTGCTATTATGTGCCCTACTTCAATACTTGCTAATCAAATATATGAAGAAGCAAAAAAATTTTTAGAAAAATTTAATTTTAAAATAACTCTTGTAACTCAAAAAAGTAAATTTAGCGAATATGATATACAAAATTCAAACCTTTTAATTGGAACTCACGCACTTTTATATCAAAATCTGCCTACATTAAATACTATTATGGTAGATGAACAGCATAGATTTGGAACTAATCAAAGAGCAAAACTTGAAAAACTTACAACCGATAAAAAAACATTGCCTCATTATTTCCAATTTAGTGCAACTCCAATTCCACGCACACAAGCTTTAATTATGAGTAGTTTTGTAAATGTAAGTTTAATAAAAGAGCTTCCATTTAAAAAAGATATTGAAACAAAAATTATTTCAAAAGAGGATTTTAAAGAACTAATAAATCATATAAATAAAGAGATTCACTTAGGGAATCAAGTAATTATTGTCTATCCATTAGTTGAAGAATCAAAAAATTTTGATTATCAAAGTATTGAAGAAGCAAAAGAGTGGTGGCTTAAACATTTTGATGGAGTTTATGTAACTCATGGCAAAGATAAAAACAAAGAAGATATTTTATTAGAATTTAGAGAAAAAGGGAAAATATTAATAACTACAACAGTTATTGAAGTAGGAATATCACTTCCTAAACTAACAACTATTGTAATTGTTGGGGCTGAGAGACTTGGTCTTGCGACACTCCATCAATTAAGAGGTAGAGTTGGAAGATACGGGCAAAAAGGATATTGTTATTTATATACAAATAATAAAAACAATAAAAGACTTATAGAATTTTCAAAGATACTTGATGGATTTAAAATAGCTGAACTTGATTTAAAATTTAGAAAGTCAGGTGATTTACTTGATGGGAAAATACAAAGCGGTGAGAGTTTTAAATATTTTGATGAAGTAAAAGATTTAAACATATTGGAAGAAGTAAAACTATTCATATCTACTATTACATAA
- a CDS encoding efflux RND transporter permease subunit: MKKIIEFFIKKPAFTHVLFLIVIISSIIAYKNVPKELFPPSTLDKIIIQGAYPGASPETLDKMAVSQIEDEVKNYPEVVSVESVISNGNFVITVSLKPNSNKLELLSDFKTIVSNLKKDLPSDMSEPSVSILKKAFPLMFISVGSETLSKDELTKIAEDVQKKLSRIKNLTKVEIRGNSDKNIYFELDNQKIESLGINKKALIGVLSGINTIFPVGKIESTHQYFISMFPQGIKDFNSTIIKIGNKIVRLRDIAKIKEEYAIPTQIGKYNGVPTLTIDVRKGESGDAIALSKKIREFLKEYHKKHPEVIFGISTDTSKWVRNRFNTVVSNIIFGLILVFFVMWLFLNWRISLVVTLGIPTSFAIALIYLDYANLSLNLLSMLGALIALGMIVDEAIVVGENIYRHMEMGKDKIKAAVDGTIEVFWPVVAAAMTTILAFMPLLLIKGEIGVFIKILPLMITILIFSSLIEAFVFLPLHSKEILKVEHSKKEIFWEKFQNVYKKILFFFFKFRYIVLFFFLIVVPYLTIQGFKHSKFQLFPTFDTSQIYVNGAFDSNYTITHTANAIRPIEKILKKYLGDNVEGFTTVVGMKMNNRGEANNGENYFHIFVDLKDRKPTDFYNKYIAPIFQPIKIKDQTRVYSAYEIASMLKKDFKNIKILGLKELNVIVPQAGVVKSDVVISIASNDSKKVISAIKTLEEEMKKIKGVYNIYDDAELGAYEVKIKLNKYGESLGFNENEIFSQIRAFFGESEYAKTFNKDGIVRIILKDKNKDSFNELKNFRLVIPNTNQLIELNKISTFVIERNFKKIHKYNGIAAKSVYASLNKKIITTTEFYKKINPLLEKFKKEGLKIIIGGAAKTSKEFMKDLKEALVVAVLLIFLILVLMFDSIILPFVIISVIPLSFLGVIIGNNLMGINMTMLGMIGIVGLAGVVVNDGIVMIDFIKKAKNLEEVLIKASHRLRPILLTSITTFFGLTTLMFFPFGQAAILQPLAIALGFGLVWGTLLNLFYLPVFYYILNKNSLINKKGFIRKFLEKVKGK, translated from the coding sequence ATGAAAAAAATAATTGAATTTTTTATTAAAAAACCTGCATTTACTCATGTATTATTTTTAATAGTTATTATTTCATCAATAATTGCATACAAAAATGTGCCAAAAGAATTATTTCCACCTTCAACTTTGGATAAAATAATTATCCAAGGGGCTTATCCTGGGGCAAGTCCTGAAACGCTTGATAAGATGGCTGTTTCGCAAATTGAAGATGAGGTTAAAAATTATCCTGAGGTAGTTTCAGTTGAAAGTGTTATTAGTAATGGAAATTTTGTAATAACAGTTAGTTTAAAACCCAATTCCAATAAATTAGAATTACTTAGTGATTTTAAAACTATTGTTTCAAATTTAAAAAAAGATTTGCCAAGTGATATGAGTGAGCCAAGTGTTAGTATATTAAAAAAAGCATTTCCATTGATGTTTATATCAGTTGGTAGTGAAACTTTAAGTAAAGATGAACTTACAAAAATTGCAGAAGATGTACAAAAAAAATTAAGTAGAATTAAGAATTTAACAAAAGTGGAGATAAGAGGGAATAGTGATAAAAATATATATTTTGAATTAGATAATCAAAAAATTGAGAGCTTAGGTATTAACAAAAAGGCTTTAATTGGAGTATTATCTGGGATTAATACAATTTTTCCAGTTGGAAAAATAGAAAGTACTCATCAATACTTTATTTCAATGTTTCCACAAGGAATTAAAGATTTTAATTCAACAATTATAAAAATAGGTAATAAAATCGTAAGATTAAGAGATATTGCAAAAATTAAAGAAGAATATGCAATTCCAACTCAAATTGGAAAATATAATGGAGTACCAACTTTAACAATAGATGTTAGAAAAGGGGAGAGTGGAGATGCAATTGCTTTAAGTAAAAAAATAAGGGAATTTTTAAAAGAGTATCATAAAAAACATCCAGAAGTTATTTTTGGAATTTCTACTGATACAAGTAAATGGGTTAGAAATAGATTTAATACAGTAGTAAGTAATATTATTTTTGGTCTTATTTTAGTCTTTTTTGTAATGTGGTTATTTTTAAATTGGAGAATATCTCTTGTGGTAACTCTTGGCATTCCAACGTCATTTGCAATAGCTTTGATTTATCTTGATTATGCTAACTTATCTTTAAATCTCCTCTCAATGCTTGGTGCATTGATAGCCCTTGGTATGATTGTGGATGAAGCTATTGTAGTAGGGGAAAATATTTATAGACATATGGAGATGGGAAAAGATAAAATTAAAGCAGCAGTTGATGGTACAATAGAAGTTTTTTGGCCAGTAGTTGCTGCTGCAATGACTACAATTCTTGCTTTTATGCCGCTTTTATTAATAAAAGGAGAAATAGGAGTTTTTATAAAAATATTACCTTTAATGATTACAATATTGATTTTTAGTTCATTAATTGAAGCTTTTGTATTTTTACCTCTTCACTCAAAAGAAATTTTAAAAGTTGAGCACTCAAAAAAAGAGATTTTTTGGGAAAAATTCCAAAATGTTTATAAAAAAATACTGTTTTTCTTTTTTAAATTTAGATATATAGTTTTATTTTTCTTCTTAATTGTAGTACCTTATTTAACTATTCAAGGTTTTAAACACTCTAAATTTCAACTGTTTCCGACATTTGATACATCTCAAATTTATGTAAATGGAGCATTTGATAGTAATTATACAATTACTCACACTGCAAATGCTATTAGGCCAATAGAAAAAATATTAAAAAAATATTTAGGTGACAATGTAGAAGGATTTACAACTGTTGTTGGTATGAAAATGAATAATAGAGGTGAAGCTAATAATGGAGAGAATTATTTTCATATTTTTGTAGATTTAAAAGATAGAAAGCCAACTGATTTTTATAATAAATATATAGCTCCAATTTTTCAACCAATAAAAATTAAGGACCAAACAAGAGTATATAGTGCATATGAAATTGCATCAATGTTAAAAAAAGATTTTAAAAATATTAAAATTTTAGGACTTAAAGAGCTTAATGTAATTGTACCACAAGCAGGGGTTGTAAAAAGTGATGTAGTAATAAGTATTGCTTCTAATGATTCTAAAAAAGTTATTAGTGCTATTAAAACTCTTGAAGAAGAGATGAAAAAAATAAAAGGAGTTTATAATATTTATGATGATGCTGAACTTGGAGCATATGAAGTTAAAATTAAGTTAAATAAATATGGAGAATCTCTTGGATTTAATGAAAATGAGATTTTTTCTCAAATTAGAGCATTTTTTGGTGAAAGTGAATATGCTAAAACATTTAATAAAGATGGAATTGTAAGAATTATTCTAAAAGATAAAAATAAAGATTCATTTAATGAACTTAAAAATTTTAGATTAGTAATTCCAAATACTAATCAGTTAATTGAATTAAATAAAATTTCAACATTTGTAATTGAAAGAAACTTCAAAAAAATACATAAATATAATGGAATTGCAGCAAAAAGTGTTTATGCAAGTTTAAATAAAAAAATAATAACAACAACTGAATTTTATAAGAAAATAAATCCACTGCTTGAAAAGTTCAAAAAAGAGGGATTAAAAATAATAATTGGTGGAGCTGCTAAAACAAGTAAAGAATTTATGAAAGATTTAAAAGAAGCGTTAGTAGTTGCAGTGTTGTTAATCTTTTTAATATTAGTTTTAATGTTTGATTCAATAATTCTTCCTTTTGTAATAATTTCTGTAATTCCTCTTTCATTTTTAGGAGTAATAATTGGTAATAACTTAATGGGTATAAATATGACAATGCTTGGGATGATTGGGATAGTAGGACTTGCAGGAGTTGTTGTAAATGATGGAATAGTAATGATTGATTTTATTAAAAAAGCAAAAAATTTAGAAGAAGTTTTAATAAAAGCATCTCATAGACTAAGGCCTATACTTCTTACATCAATAACAACATTTTTTGGATTAACAACATTAATGTTTTTCCCTTTTGGCCAAGCAGCAATTCTTCAACCACTTGCAATTGCTCTTGGTTTTGGACTTGTTTGGGGAACATTATTAAACTTATTTTATTTGCCAGTATTTTATTATATACTAAATAAAAATAGTTTAATTAATAAAAAAGGTTTTATAAGAAAATTTTTAGAAAAAGTTAAAGGTAAGTAG
- the rsmH gene encoding 16S rRNA (cytosine(1402)-N(4))-methyltransferase RsmH, whose product MNIPHVPVLLNETVNLYKNIKKGYFIDCTLGFGGHSEAILEKYPHIKLIGIDQDIDALNFAKNRLKKYANRVEFINKRASEALSELKGLNIAGILADIGVSSLQLDNKERGFTFDSDILDMRMNKNQEFSAKDVINFYDKNSLEEIFKKYAESRKYKKIADLIIKNRPINSNKELSEILMQAGIKNKKDLAPIFQAIRIEVNNELNELEKILDLSEDIAIDGTILGIITFHSLEDRIVKNRFKEWAKRCICPDEAIKCECGGNNQKGKILTKKPITASNEEIKKNPRSRSAKLRGFMFEGKE is encoded by the coding sequence ATGAATATACCTCATGTGCCTGTATTATTAAATGAAACAGTAAACTTATATAAAAATATAAAGAAAGGTTATTTTATTGATTGTACATTAGGATTTGGTGGACATAGTGAAGCTATTTTAGAGAAATATCCCCATATAAAATTAATAGGAATTGACCAAGATATTGATGCATTAAATTTTGCTAAAAATAGACTTAAAAAATATGCAAATAGAGTTGAATTTATAAATAAAAGGGCAAGTGAAGCATTAAGTGAGTTAAAAGGTTTAAATATCGCTGGAATTCTTGCAGATATTGGAGTTAGTAGTTTGCAGCTTGATAATAAAGAAAGAGGTTTTACATTTGATAGTGACATACTTGATATGAGAATGAATAAAAATCAAGAGTTTAGTGCAAAAGATGTAATTAATTTTTATGATAAAAATTCTCTTGAAGAGATATTTAAAAAATATGCAGAAAGTAGGAAATACAAAAAAATTGCTGATTTAATTATTAAAAATAGACCAATTAATTCAAATAAAGAACTTAGTGAAATTTTAATGCAAGCAGGAATTAAAAATAAAAAAGATTTAGCACCTATTTTTCAAGCAATAAGAATTGAAGTTAATAATGAATTAAATGAATTAGAAAAGATTTTAGATTTAAGTGAAGATATTGCGATTGATGGTACGATACTTGGTATAATAACTTTTCATTCATTAGAAGATAGAATTGTAAAAAATAGATTTAAAGAATGGGCAAAAAGATGTATTTGTCCAGATGAAGCAATTAAGTGTGAGTGTGGGGGTAATAATCAAAAAGGAAAGATTCTTACTAAAAAACCAATAACAGCTTCAAACGAAGAAATCAAAAAAAACCCAAGAAGTAGAAGTGCAAAATTAAGAGGATTTATGTTTGAAGGTAAAGAATGA
- a CDS encoding CsgG/HfaB family protein: MLLNFFSGCGTSISNVSTSKQNINDVASYHGKKARIAVASFKCKAAKCNGPIGSGISDMLTTALMKTNKFIILERDSEAMRAIQNELNNQIIMTNRHANRMEGADILVVGAITAFEPKAGGFGIGGVAIPLNVPVIGGIKFAKNDAYIALDLRLVDISTGRVLAATTIEGKASSWKVGIGGGGYSSGIILGGGLSKYKNTPMEKAVRVLINKAVAEIEKLVPNEYYRYPANYQNNTTNNQSVNQISTTNINTNKPKINAKLIYSEDFEKYGIGQHTPFGAITGNGFIQLGVDKNNQTSKVLVIDNNFVCINKKFKDFILTFDAKPNQFGTMNIYFRYSRDSKIGYKLNDYDHWNFKLIKTTPTSESIYAQAQVNNLNKPNKWYFIKIIANNDNIKISYDNRLILDVKDKDHYFNKSGQICIQLPNNKAIIDNIKIYKINN, from the coding sequence ATGCTTTTAAATTTTTTCAGTGGATGTGGTACTTCAATTAGCAATGTTTCAACATCAAAACAAAATATAAATGATGTAGCAAGTTACCATGGTAAAAAAGCAAGAATTGCAGTTGCAAGTTTTAAATGTAAAGCTGCTAAATGTAATGGTCCAATTGGAAGTGGTATTTCAGATATGTTGACAACTGCATTAATGAAAACTAACAAATTTATTATTCTTGAAAGAGATTCAGAAGCAATGAGAGCTATTCAAAATGAATTAAATAATCAAATTATAATGACAAATAGACATGCAAATAGAATGGAAGGGGCTGATATTCTTGTTGTTGGTGCAATTACCGCTTTTGAACCAAAAGCCGGAGGATTTGGAATTGGAGGAGTTGCTATTCCTTTAAATGTACCAGTTATTGGAGGAATTAAATTTGCTAAAAATGATGCTTATATAGCTCTTGATTTAAGACTTGTAGATATAAGTACTGGAAGAGTATTAGCTGCTACTACAATAGAAGGTAAAGCAAGTAGCTGGAAAGTTGGAATTGGTGGAGGAGGATATTCAAGTGGTATCATATTAGGTGGAGGTTTATCAAAATATAAAAATACACCAATGGAAAAAGCTGTACGTGTTTTAATAAATAAAGCAGTTGCTGAAATTGAAAAATTAGTACCTAACGAATATTATAGATATCCTGCAAATTATCAAAACAACACAACTAACAATCAATCTGTAAATCAAATTTCTACTACTAATATTAATACTAATAAACCAAAAATAAATGCTAAATTAATTTATAGTGAAGACTTTGAAAAATATGGTATTGGACAACATACACCTTTTGGAGCTATTACAGGTAATGGATTTATTCAACTTGGAGTAGATAAAAATAATCAAACATCAAAAGTATTAGTAATTGATAATAATTTCGTATGTATTAACAAAAAATTTAAAGATTTTATTTTAACTTTCGATGCAAAACCAAATCAGTTTGGCACAATGAATATATATTTTAGATATTCAAGAGATAGTAAAATTGGATATAAATTAAATGATTATGACCATTGGAATTTTAAATTAATAAAAACTACTCCAACTTCTGAGAGTATTTATGCACAAGCACAAGTTAATAATTTAAACAAACCAAATAAATGGTATTTTATTAAAATAATTGCAAATAATGATAACATAAAAATATCTTATGATAATAGATTGATTTTAGACGTTAAAGATAAAGACCATTATTTTAATAAAAGTGGTCAAATTTGTATTCAATTGCCAAATAATAAAGCTATTATTGATAATATAAAAATTTACAAAATCAACAATTAG
- the mtaB gene encoding tRNA (N(6)-L-threonylcarbamoyladenosine(37)-C(2))-methylthiotransferase MtaB: MKVFFKTFGCRSNIFDTEIMKNILKEKVDIVKNENDADIIIVNSCTVTNFADRDIRSYVNKFSNKKIIFTGCGAYTQGEKLFKESKVFNVLGHKFKEEIDKFLDFKGINLGDFDFVNKKIVESFDKTKAFIKIQEGCDFECAYCIIPKVRGSSRSIEESLILEEIKKLRDNGISEFVLTGINMGSYGKDTNTSLSKLIEKISNIRGVKRIRLGSLEPSQIDDRLIELTQNGILEKHLHIALQHTSDKMLRIMKRRNRVSSTLPLFERLASMNIALGTDFIVGHPGESEEIFNEALSNFKKYPLTHIHLFRYSPREGTLSATMKQDVKGDVSKKRAKILEEIVKKNNYEFRKKQGEVFVHIEDKKDGYSIGYDEFYNKMKIKGDFYKGEWMRIKDYEVKEEVNVKE, encoded by the coding sequence TTGAAAGTATTTTTTAAAACATTTGGATGTAGAAGTAATATTTTTGATACAGAGATTATGAAAAATATTTTAAAAGAAAAGGTTGATATTGTAAAAAATGAAAATGATGCGGATATTATTATTGTGAATTCTTGTACGGTTACAAATTTTGCTGATAGAGATATTAGAAGCTATGTAAATAAATTTAGTAATAAAAAAATAATTTTTACTGGATGTGGTGCTTATACACAAGGAGAGAAGTTATTTAAAGAAAGCAAAGTTTTTAATGTCCTTGGACATAAATTTAAAGAAGAGATAGATAAATTTTTAGATTTTAAAGGCATAAATTTAGGAGATTTTGATTTTGTTAATAAAAAAATTGTTGAGAGTTTTGATAAAACAAAAGCATTTATAAAGATTCAAGAAGGGTGTGATTTTGAATGTGCTTATTGTATTATTCCAAAAGTAAGAGGCTCTTCAAGAAGTATTGAAGAGAGTTTAATCTTAGAAGAGATAAAAAAACTTAGAGATAATGGAATTAGTGAATTTGTTTTAACAGGTATTAATATGGGAAGTTATGGAAAAGATACAAATACCTCTTTATCTAAACTTATTGAAAAAATAAGTAATATTAGAGGTGTAAAAAGAATTAGACTTGGAAGTTTAGAACCATCTCAAATTGATGATAGATTAATTGAACTAACTCAAAATGGTATTTTAGAAAAGCATTTGCACATAGCTCTTCAACATACAAGTGATAAAATGCTTAGGATTATGAAGAGAAGAAATAGAGTGTCTTCTACTTTACCTCTTTTTGAGAGATTAGCTTCTATGAATATAGCATTGGGTACGGATTTTATTGTAGGTCATCCAGGAGAGAGTGAAGAGATTTTTAATGAAGCATTAAGTAATTTTAAAAAATATCCACTAACTCATATTCATTTATTTAGATATTCTCCTCGTGAAGGGACACTTAGTGCTACAATGAAACAAGATGTAAAAGGTGATGTATCAAAAAAAAGAGCTAAAATTTTAGAAGAGATAGTTAAAAAAAATAATTATGAGTTTAGGAAAAAACAAGGTGAAGTTTTTGTTCATATTGAAGATAAAAAAGATGGATACTCAATTGGTTATGATGAATTTTATAATAAAATGAAAATAAAAGGAGATTTTTATAAAGGAGAGTGGATGAGAATTAAAGATTATGAAGTAAAGGAAGAAGTAAATGTCAAAGAATAA
- a CDS encoding M16 family metallopeptidase, with amino-acid sequence MYLIYEKDNLGRSILELVFKNTGSIYSKDGVAYFLAHMLNTKGTLKEKESFYKKLEEKAINLQTSTNKEYSTISLTFLNEKSNFAIKKLLELLSNPNFTQESFVKSKEEIIAKKKNLQNNNDYIASKNLFKVMFKNTLLEKETIGENIEDISLEDIKNHFKYYAKENVVFINGGKKIEIEPFLEILPNTKPKKEKFYIPKNGKIVEKKEVEQSYIYFGAPFEVDKNEFYLAKIATFILGAGGFGSRMMEEIRVKRGYAYSAYAMNDFKRSYKIIKGHLQTKLENQEDAIKLVKELINEFINKGITKEELQSAKKFLLGSEPLRNETLSQKLLRKFNEYYLNLGEGYFEKELKLIEKVTLDEVNEFIKKHNEIENLSFSIVTK; translated from the coding sequence ATGTATTTAATTTATGAAAAAGACAATTTAGGAAGAAGTATATTGGAGCTTGTATTTAAAAATACTGGAAGTATCTATTCAAAAGATGGAGTAGCTTATTTTTTAGCTCATATGTTAAATACAAAAGGTACTCTAAAAGAAAAAGAAAGTTTTTATAAAAAATTAGAAGAAAAGGCTATTAATTTACAAACATCTACTAATAAAGAGTATTCTACTATTTCATTAACTTTTCTTAATGAAAAATCAAATTTTGCAATTAAAAAACTGTTAGAATTACTTTCAAATCCAAACTTTACACAAGAATCTTTTGTTAAATCAAAAGAAGAAATAATCGCAAAAAAAAAGAATTTGCAAAACAATAATGATTATATAGCATCAAAAAACCTTTTTAAAGTAATGTTTAAAAACACTCTTCTTGAAAAAGAGACAATAGGAGAAAATATTGAAGATATTTCTCTTGAAGATATTAAAAATCATTTTAAATATTATGCAAAAGAGAATGTAGTTTTTATAAATGGCGGTAAAAAAATAGAAATTGAACCTTTTTTAGAAATTCTACCAAATACAAAACCAAAAAAAGAGAAATTTTACATCCCAAAAAATGGAAAAATTGTTGAAAAAAAAGAGGTCGAACAAAGTTACATCTATTTTGGTGCCCCTTTTGAAGTAGATAAAAATGAATTTTATTTAGCAAAAATTGCTACATTTATTCTTGGAGCTGGTGGGTTTGGAAGTAGAATGATGGAGGAGATAAGAGTTAAAAGAGGATATGCTTATTCTGCATATGCTATGAATGATTTTAAAAGAAGTTATAAAATTATAAAAGGTCACCTGCAAACAAAACTCGAAAATCAAGAAGATGCTATTAAATTAGTAAAAGAGCTAATAAATGAATTTATAAATAAAGGAATTACCAAAGAAGAGTTGCAAAGTGCTAAAAAATTCTTACTTGGAAGTGAACCTCTAAGAAATGAAACACTCTCTCAAAAACTTCTTAGAAAATTTAATGAATATTACTTAAATTTAGGAGAGGGGTATTTCGAAAAAGAATTAAAATTAATTGAAAAAGTAACACTTGATGAGGTAAATGAATTTATTAAAAAGCACAATGAAATTGAAAATTTAAGTTTTTCTATTGTTACAAAATGA
- a CDS encoding class II aldolase/adducin family protein, with product MVISEKFYNEYLLVANELFKKDFLNIGIGSISLKLKADKMLINKKNRIISENDFTLLVNILRENMQWEEATDDIKIHSEIYKTYSNIKAIVNIFPKNVMSYAQKYNTTEFIPTDFMGKNTLGKIPIISIKNSQEWEETSEFIISKALKESNIVIIRGFGVFIKSRDIREILKLAIILENSAYILLNS from the coding sequence TTGGTAATTTCTGAAAAATTTTATAATGAATATTTATTAGTTGCAAATGAGCTTTTTAAAAAAGATTTTTTAAATATTGGAATTGGAAGTATCTCTTTAAAATTAAAAGCAGATAAAATGTTAATAAACAAAAAAAATAGAATCATTAGTGAGAATGATTTTACTTTACTTGTTAATATTTTAAGAGAAAATATGCAGTGGGAAGAAGCAACTGATGATATAAAAATCCACTCTGAGATTTATAAAACCTATTCTAACATTAAAGCAATTGTGAATATTTTCCCAAAAAACGTTATGAGTTATGCACAAAAATATAATACAACTGAATTTATTCCAACTGATTTTATGGGGAAAAACACTCTTGGCAAAATTCCTATAATCTCAATTAAAAATTCGCAGGAATGGGAAGAAACAAGCGAATTTATAATATCAAAAGCATTAAAAGAATCAAATATAGTTATTATTCGTGGATTTGGAGTTTTTATAAAATCAAGAGACATTAGAGAAATCTTAAAATTAGCAATTATTCTTGAAAATTCAGCATATATTTTATTAAACAGTTAA
- a CDS encoding aspartate/glutamate racemase family protein, with protein MKKCGLIGGMSWESSLTYYKIINEEINKKLGNLHSGKIILYSVDFEEIAKLQRENNWEKSGEILANVAKNLENAGADFVLICTNTMHKVADDVKRAINIPLIDIRDVVIEEVKNKNLKKVLLLGTKFTMEDKFYKKYLVKKGIDIIVPSLKERDFIHKVIFNELCLGVIKTTSKEEFLKIINSYNVDGVILGCTEIGMIINQNDLNIEVLDTTLLHSKKAVELMIN; from the coding sequence ATGAAAAAATGTGGTTTAATTGGTGGTATGAGTTGGGAGAGTTCATTAACATATTATAAAATTATTAATGAAGAAATAAATAAAAAACTTGGCAATTTACATAGTGGTAAAATAATATTATATAGTGTAGATTTTGAAGAAATTGCAAAATTACAAAGAGAAAATAATTGGGAAAAAAGTGGTGAAATTTTAGCTAATGTTGCAAAAAATTTAGAAAATGCTGGTGCAGACTTTGTTTTGATATGTACAAATACAATGCATAAAGTAGCAGATGATGTTAAAAGAGCTATTAATATTCCTTTAATTGATATAAGAGATGTAGTTATTGAAGAAGTTAAAAATAAAAATTTAAAAAAAGTTCTTTTGCTTGGGACAAAATTTACAATGGAAGATAAGTTTTATAAAAAATATTTAGTTAAAAAAGGTATTGATATTATTGTGCCATCATTAAAAGAAAGAGATTTTATACATAAAGTAATTTTTAATGAACTATGTTTAGGAGTTATTAAAACTACTTCGAAAGAAGAGTTTTTAAAAATTATAAATTCATATAATGTTGATGGAGTAATTTTAGGTTGTACAGAAATAGGTATGATAATAAATCAAAATGATTTAAATATTGAAGTTTTAGATACTACACTCTTACATTCAAAAAAAGCAGTTGAATTAATGATTAATTAA